The nucleotide window AGAGGCAGAACAGCTTCTTCAAAGCCCCAGTTGGTACCATGTACACCGCATTCTCTTGCGTATACACCGCCCACATGAATCTGGAACTTTCTGCCACTGTTGGCAGGCTGGTCGAAGCTACGAACCATTACCTTATAGATACCGGTCTTGGGAACGGTAACCGTAAAGGTTGCAGGTTCATTCAAATGCGCTCTGCCGTCCGCCTTGGACATAATGATATTCGCTTGCGGACTGCCGTGGGTAATGGGCGAAATCTGCCAGCTACCTAAGTTGGACTCGTCAAAATCCTTTGCAGAAACGACAATATATTCATATTCGTCGTCTACAAGCGTCTGATCCGCTTCGGGAACATTGGGGTCTGTGATCAACCCTGTAATATTGCTTTCATAAGTACCCTTTACAATGGTTGCCGACTGGTTTTCAACCGATGCATTTTCGGGCGGAATGTAGGACGGGCTGTTGGTCAGCAAAACGCCCTGAATACGACCGTAGTTTGCACCGCTGTCTACCACTTCAACCTGCACATCGCCCTTTTCAAGGTCGATTTCACCGCAGTATTCCCAGGCAAAGCCGTTGACGCCATGCGCGCCCAGAGTACGTTCGGTAAGTTTTCCGTCTACAGCTACTTTATAGGTACGCACGCCGTCACCGTAGTCACGGGTCCATGCCCACAAATAATATTTACCGGCTGTATTGTTTTTGAAAACAGTAATTGCAGGCTTCATATTATCAGGCTTCTGTCCGCCGGGAGAACGGAGTACATCCAATGTCGAACCGTCTCTTCCGGGAGAAAGCCATGTACCTAAATGATCACCAAAAGCGCTTGCACCCAAGAAATATACTTCCTTTTTTTGGGGTTCTTCGCCTTTGGGAAGGTTTTTGTTCACAACGATTTCTTCTTTTTCCACTTCTTCCACTTTGGAAACGATTTCGGGTTTGTTTCTTTCAAGCGCACCGCTCATACCCGAAGCATCGTCCGGAAGCCTAACGGTGGGGTTGGTGGAAAGGGCTACCGCCTCAACACGGGCATAGTTTGCCGAAGAGTCTACCAGCGAAATTTTCACTTCACCTTTCTTAACTTCCACCTTACCTGCTTCCTGCCATTTATATGCATCTACACCGTGGTTACCCACTGTGTTGGGAAGCAAGGTATCGCCTACCTTAATCTGACAGGTACGTACACCGCTTACAACCGGATTACCATTGTTGTCAACACCACCTGCAAAATCACGCACGCGAACCCACACCGTATAGTTTCCGTTTTCCGGAACCTTAATGGTTACGGTTGCATCCTTCGAATTTGCAGGCTTGTTGCCGCCGATGGCACGCAATACATACCCATAAGCACCATGTTCTCTGTTTGCCAAAGACCATGTGCCTTTGTTTGTGAAAGCGTCTGCACCAAGCATGATTGTTGTGTCTGCCGCAAAAGCGGTAACGGTACCGAGCACGGACAGTAACATACAAATTGCAAGAAGCAAACTCAAGCTTTTTCTGAACATGAAATCACACCTTCCTTTTTTTCTACTATAATTATAAACCGAATGTCTCGTCTTGTCAACGGATTTTGATTATTCGATTCTATACTTATTTTACCATATAGATTGCGGTTTCACAATTACTCAAAATATAAAAAACTTATCCCAAACTATATTTTTCTTGCGTATATTGAAAAAATATGCTATACTGATATTAAAGGAGGTGCATATATGTTCCAGTCTGTTCCCGTGGTGCAATCTATTGCACTGTTTTACAGAATTCACCGGCACAAAGGCTTTGTGGCAGAAATTCAGAACCGAAAGAATTCATCCTTGCTGTTTTGCCTGCACGGAAAGCTGAAATTTGTGACCAACAAAAACGAAGAATTCTATGTAGATAAACTGCATCCTATTTATGTGCCTGCCGGTTCAAGCCATCAGCATTTTTGTGTAAAGGACTGTGAGTGTATTCTGTTTGACTTTTATGAACAGACACCCGGTGACAGTATGGCAAACACCGCACCGGTAAACGAAAAAGAATTGCTCTCCATATATGCTGAAATTACCGCTTTGAGTGCGTTGCCCTCCGTTCCGAATCAGGCGAAAATTATATCCT belongs to Clostridia bacterium and includes:
- a CDS encoding helix-turn-helix transcriptional regulator, with the protein product MFQSVPVVQSIALFYRIHRHKGFVAEIQNRKNSSLLFCLHGKLKFVTNKNEEFYVDKLHPIYVPAGSSHQHFCVKDCECILFDFYEQTPGDSMANTAPVNEKELLSIYAEITALSALPSVPNQAKIISLFYQLLSLCAQSAQIGQNRLLAPALQYISLEFQNVDLSLQQVADECHISKIYLHKLFVQEFGITPFRYITHLRMERAKVLLQEKYPPKQVAKLVGYGDMYAFSRAYKRHFGVPPRNDYIK